A single Candidatus Sulfotelmatobacter sp. DNA region contains:
- a CDS encoding glycosyltransferase family 4 protein, producing MSLVLAESGRAVGGTERVVWELATRLPRNRFEVRVWLSDDPGVDEFAAALEAQEIPVDRVGEVDSRWDWKGMLQTWRKLRGSRASLLHVHHVWPAADRYLASLAGLAGIPHFIVTEHIVGQPNSAAQKSLKRRELMRADAVTAVCSAVADSLARDYGVPRQRLRVVPNGADPPDENAEWEEARTWREKLGAGQLRPLWVSAARLEEQKGHDVFLAALAELNRRGVEFTAAIAGEGSKRLELERQIAERGLGSRVRLLGQLENLGPLLLAADAVVLASRWEGLPLTLLEALARGRPVVATSVGGIPDVIEDNVTGRLIASGQSTPLADALADFARRSDAALKLGRNGQRRVRESYGWERVVEQFEAVYDEVLGLATFVPGPAEQEAE from the coding sequence GTGAGCCTGGTGCTCGCCGAGAGCGGGCGAGCGGTGGGCGGCACCGAGCGGGTGGTATGGGAGCTGGCCACTCGACTGCCGCGAAACCGCTTCGAGGTGCGCGTGTGGCTGTCGGACGATCCGGGCGTCGACGAGTTCGCCGCCGCGCTCGAGGCGCAGGAGATCCCGGTGGATCGCGTCGGCGAGGTGGATTCGCGCTGGGATTGGAAGGGAATGCTCCAGACCTGGCGGAAGTTGCGCGGGAGCCGGGCCTCGCTGCTGCACGTCCACCACGTCTGGCCCGCGGCCGATCGCTATCTGGCCTCGCTCGCCGGACTCGCGGGCATTCCGCACTTCATCGTCACCGAGCACATCGTCGGCCAGCCCAATTCCGCCGCGCAAAAATCGCTCAAGCGCCGCGAGCTGATGCGCGCCGACGCCGTGACCGCGGTGTGTAGCGCGGTGGCCGATTCGCTGGCGCGCGACTACGGCGTGCCTCGCCAGCGGCTGCGCGTGGTGCCGAATGGCGCCGATCCTCCCGATGAGAATGCCGAGTGGGAGGAGGCGCGAACCTGGCGCGAGAAGCTCGGCGCGGGGCAGCTCCGCCCGCTGTGGGTGAGCGCCGCGCGACTCGAGGAGCAGAAGGGGCACGACGTGTTCCTCGCCGCGCTCGCGGAGCTGAATCGCCGCGGCGTCGAATTCACCGCCGCGATCGCCGGCGAGGGCTCCAAGCGCCTGGAGCTCGAGCGCCAGATCGCCGAGCGCGGGCTCGGCTCGCGGGTCCGGCTGCTGGGCCAGCTCGAGAACCTGGGGCCCTTGTTGCTGGCCGCCGACGCGGTGGTGCTGGCGTCGCGCTGGGAAGGGTTGCCGCTCACCCTGCTCGAGGCGCTGGCCCGCGGCCGCCCGGTGGTGGCGACTTCGGTGGGCGGCATTCCCGACGTGATCGAGGACAACGTCACCGGCCGGCTGATCGCCTCCGGCCAGTCCACGCCGCTCGCCGATGCGCTCGCCGACTTCGCGCGTCGCAGTGATGCCGCGCTGAAGCTGGGACGCAATGGGCAGCGCCGGGTGCGCGAGTCCTACGGCTGGGAGCGGGTCGTCGAACAATTCGAAGCGGTGTACGACGAGGTGTTGGGTCTCGCCACCTTCGTTCCCGGCCCCGCCGAGCAGGAGGCGGAATGA